One window of Candidatus Nitrospira kreftii genomic DNA carries:
- a CDS encoding Methyl-accepting chemotaxis sensory transducer with Pas/Pac sensor: MFALAWRPSVRERIALANAISRVQAVIEFKLDGTVITANDNFLAMVGYQPAEIKGQHHRMFCEAVYASGPEYQAFWAKLKGGEAESGPYKWLGKGGKEMWIQASYVPVLSRWKAPVKIVLFATDITAQRQELEDLRDELKVRVDIMNTTSIVSESDLKGDIVTANDKFLQVSKYPKEELIGHGHNTTRHPDMPKEVFKQMWATIGRGQIYRGVIKNRAKDGTPYYVDACIAPFVDKRTGKPRKYLGVRYDITEQEIARQNAKGVLDAINRIYATIEFNLDGTVITANENALKTLGYTLDEFKGRHHRMFCDPAYTSTGEYAAFWQKLNRGEADMGVYRRIGKGGKEVWSQAAYCPVADEMGRPFKVVVLATDITGQKRAQNQVETLMEAAAAGQLSKRIKTEEFTGASKDFTESVNRLLDSVVTPLDEAQRVLAGLAANDLTQEMTGTYQGEFEKIKTSINSVVYNMSQTFWVVREAVESVLDGSEHIAKGNEDLSQRTSEQASALEETSASMEEMTSTVKQNADNAKQANQLAIAARNTADKGGAVTKKAVDAMGEINKSSKKIADIITVIDEIAFQTNLLALNAAVEAARAGEHGRGFAVVAAEVRNLAQRSATAAKEIKGLINESIQRVMDGSELVNQSGKTLEEIVTAVKRVTDIIAEISAASQEQAVGIDQVNKAVMSMDGTTQQNAELVEETTSASRSLQTQAQVLLQRVMKFNLQATEAERAAMPGVDSLRKCVAQAVHDAYVGRGEPSVQAHISVPPMEKGRGSAHKAALTKVPMARVASGLPAAMQADNGKARRRTDEDFEEF, from the coding sequence ATGTTTGCTCTCGCCTGGCGACCAAGTGTCCGTGAACGCATTGCGCTTGCGAATGCGATAAGCCGTGTGCAGGCCGTTATCGAATTCAAGTTGGACGGGACGGTGATCACCGCCAATGACAATTTCCTCGCCATGGTCGGCTATCAGCCGGCCGAGATCAAGGGGCAGCACCATCGGATGTTCTGCGAGGCGGTCTATGCGAGCGGCCCCGAGTATCAGGCCTTCTGGGCCAAGCTGAAGGGCGGCGAGGCGGAATCGGGCCCCTATAAATGGCTGGGCAAGGGAGGGAAGGAGATGTGGATTCAGGCCTCCTATGTGCCGGTGCTCAGTCGTTGGAAGGCGCCGGTCAAGATCGTGCTCTTCGCCACCGACATCACCGCCCAGCGACAGGAACTGGAAGATCTCCGCGACGAACTTAAGGTGCGTGTCGATATCATGAATACCACCAGCATCGTCTCGGAATCCGATCTCAAGGGCGACATCGTCACCGCGAATGACAAATTCCTCCAAGTGTCCAAGTATCCGAAGGAAGAATTGATCGGCCACGGGCACAATACCACCCGCCATCCGGACATGCCGAAAGAGGTGTTCAAGCAGATGTGGGCCACGATCGGCCGGGGACAAATCTATCGCGGGGTCATCAAGAACCGCGCGAAGGATGGGACCCCCTACTATGTGGACGCGTGCATCGCGCCGTTCGTCGACAAACGGACGGGCAAGCCCCGTAAGTACTTGGGCGTCCGGTACGACATCACCGAGCAGGAGATCGCTCGGCAGAATGCGAAGGGGGTTCTCGATGCGATCAACCGGATATATGCCACCATCGAGTTCAACCTCGACGGAACGGTCATCACGGCCAACGAGAATGCCCTCAAGACCTTGGGGTACACGCTTGATGAGTTCAAGGGCCGGCATCACCGGATGTTCTGCGATCCTGCCTATACAAGCACCGGCGAGTATGCCGCCTTTTGGCAGAAATTGAACCGGGGTGAGGCGGACATGGGCGTCTACCGCCGGATCGGCAAGGGGGGCAAAGAAGTCTGGTCTCAGGCCGCCTACTGTCCGGTAGCAGACGAAATGGGGCGGCCGTTCAAGGTGGTGGTGCTCGCCACCGACATCACGGGCCAAAAGCGGGCTCAGAACCAAGTCGAAACGCTGATGGAGGCGGCGGCAGCCGGGCAGTTGTCGAAGCGGATCAAGACCGAGGAATTTACCGGCGCGTCGAAGGATTTTACGGAAAGCGTCAATCGTTTGCTTGATTCGGTGGTGACACCGCTCGATGAGGCGCAGCGGGTGTTGGCGGGCTTGGCGGCCAACGACCTGACCCAGGAAATGACCGGCACCTACCAGGGTGAGTTTGAAAAGATCAAGACCAGCATCAATTCCGTGGTCTATAACATGTCACAGACCTTCTGGGTGGTTCGGGAAGCGGTCGAAAGCGTGTTGGATGGGTCCGAACATATTGCCAAGGGGAATGAAGATCTCTCCCAGCGGACCAGCGAGCAGGCCTCAGCGCTGGAAGAGACCAGTGCCTCGATGGAAGAGATGACCAGCACCGTGAAACAAAATGCCGACAATGCCAAGCAGGCCAATCAACTGGCCATCGCGGCTCGCAACACGGCAGACAAAGGCGGGGCGGTGACCAAGAAGGCCGTCGATGCGATGGGGGAGATCAATAAGAGCAGCAAGAAGATCGCCGACATCATCACCGTGATCGACGAGATCGCCTTCCAGACCAATTTGTTGGCGTTGAATGCGGCAGTGGAAGCGGCACGGGCGGGCGAACATGGGCGAGGGTTTGCCGTGGTGGCGGCGGAGGTGCGGAACCTGGCGCAACGATCGGCCACGGCGGCGAAGGAGATCAAGGGGCTGATCAACGAGTCGATCCAACGGGTGATGGACGGCAGCGAGCTGGTGAACCAATCCGGAAAGACACTGGAGGAGATTGTGACGGCCGTCAAGCGGGTGACGGACATCATTGCGGAGATCAGTGCGGCGTCGCAGGAGCAGGCGGTCGGGATCGATCAAGTGAACAAGGCGGTCATGTCGATGGATGGGACCACGCAGCAGAATGCCGAGCTCGTGGAAGAAACCACCAGCGCGAGCCGATCTCTCCAAACCCAGGCGCAGGTTCTCCTTCAGCGGGTGATGAAGTTCAACCTTCAGGCGACAGAAGCGGAGCGAGCCGCGATGCCGGGGGTCGACAGTCTCAGGAAGTGTGTGGCGCAGGCGGTGCATGACGCCTACGTTGGGAGGGGCGAGCCATCGGTTCAAGCGCACATATCTGTTCCTCCGATGGAGAAGGGCCGGGGTAGCGCTCATAAGGCGGCTCTGACGAAAGTCCCTATGGCCAGGGTCGCTTCCGGCCTGCCCGCAGCCATGCAGGCGGATAACGGCAAGGCCCGCCGCCGGACGGATGAGGACTTTGAGGAATTTTAG
- a CDS encoding purine-binding chemotaxis protein has product MAAAAFETATKELNQQIGLSTDGSQFLTFNLGEELYGVDILRVQEIKGYTAVTKIPNTPPDIKGVLNLRGTIVPIVELRTKFDMPMIDYTMFTVIIVVVVKEKIMGLVVDSVSDVLNIDKKDIQAPPQFGAKMDVSFLSGIGKSGDKLVALLDMDRLLSDEDRQNESVAPAAA; this is encoded by the coding sequence ATGGCCGCAGCTGCATTTGAAACTGCCACCAAAGAACTGAATCAACAGATCGGGCTGAGCACCGACGGCAGCCAGTTCTTGACGTTCAATTTGGGTGAAGAGCTGTACGGGGTCGATATCCTCCGCGTGCAAGAAATTAAAGGCTACACTGCCGTCACGAAAATTCCCAACACCCCGCCGGACATTAAAGGCGTCCTGAACCTGCGCGGAACCATCGTGCCGATTGTCGAACTGCGAACGAAGTTCGACATGCCGATGATCGACTATACGATGTTTACCGTGATTATTGTGGTGGTTGTGAAGGAAAAGATCATGGGATTGGTCGTAGATTCGGTGTCGGATGTGCTCAATATCGATAAAAAGGATATCCAAGCTCCGCCGCAATTCGGCGCCAAGATGGATGTGAGTTTCCTGAGCGGGATCGGGAAATCCGGGGACAAGCTCGTGGCGCTTCTGGACATGGATCGTTTACTGTCCGACGAAGACAGACAGAATGAATCCGTGGCGCCGGCGGCGGCGTGA
- a CDS encoding Chemotaxis protein CheA, translating into MSNDFAQFQEAFFEEAAEHLAVVEEGLLKLEQNPNDLDLLNQIFRSAHSIKGTSGMFGFTDIAQFTHKMETLLDLLRNGQKVVTPQVADLLLRSTDCLKSLVEAAKSGSPIDAETVQRLTAELVISQGAGLGAPGIEKTKATGSNSVSAIDRSWVYTIAWTPPAWLFQRGLDPLQFFKELRNLGTLSQVTIDTAKLPDFDAMDPEICYLSWTMQLETTKDRKAIEAVFEFVIEDSTLVIEEREALDVKREPAESGSEIRFTNDEQQTESGEPKPLGEILVDSGVVSREALDQALAQQKRVGQILVEQRVASPQQVEQALQKQRKMEIAAQSKKADTTSIRVDTDKIDKLINLVGELVITQSMLSDLGTRFEMSHISVLLERMAQLERNTREIQERVMSIRMLPIGTAFSRFPRLVRDLAAKAGKKIQLVLSGEETELDKTVIESIGDPLTHLVRNSADHGLEPPEERLDNNKQEIGTIRLNAFHQGGNICITVEDDGRGLNRDRIVARAVKQGLIGENEKLSDDQIWPLIFRPGFSTAEKVTDVSGRGVGMDVVKRNIEGLGGTVSIKTTPGHGTIFTLKLPLTLAIIEGMTVRVGQETYIVPLLSILESIQPKPGAVKTIVGKGEVIDVRGTYLPMVRMYEVFALEPEITTPTAAILLILETEGERVAVMVDEILGQQQVVIKSMEQNFRKVEGIAGATILGDGTVGFILDVRGLLEIARQRLPVAA; encoded by the coding sequence ATGAGCAACGATTTTGCGCAGTTTCAAGAGGCGTTCTTTGAGGAGGCAGCCGAACATCTGGCAGTCGTCGAAGAGGGACTTCTGAAACTCGAACAGAACCCCAATGACCTGGACTTGCTGAATCAGATCTTTCGATCTGCACACTCCATTAAAGGGACCAGCGGCATGTTCGGGTTCACCGACATTGCACAATTTACTCATAAGATGGAGACTCTGCTTGATCTGCTCCGTAACGGCCAAAAGGTGGTGACGCCGCAGGTCGCCGATTTGCTGCTCAGATCAACGGATTGTCTGAAGTCCCTCGTGGAGGCAGCAAAGAGCGGCTCACCCATCGATGCTGAAACTGTCCAGCGACTTACGGCCGAGCTGGTGATCTCACAGGGAGCCGGTCTTGGTGCTCCAGGCATCGAGAAAACCAAGGCCACCGGGTCAAACTCGGTGTCGGCAATCGACCGGTCGTGGGTCTATACCATCGCCTGGACGCCGCCTGCCTGGCTGTTTCAACGAGGACTAGATCCGCTGCAATTCTTCAAGGAATTGCGCAACCTCGGTACGCTGTCGCAGGTAACAATCGATACCGCAAAACTACCGGATTTTGACGCCATGGATCCGGAGATCTGTTATCTGTCTTGGACCATGCAATTGGAGACAACAAAGGATAGGAAGGCCATCGAGGCAGTGTTTGAATTCGTGATCGAGGATAGCACGCTCGTCATAGAAGAACGTGAAGCGTTAGACGTGAAGCGTGAACCGGCCGAATCAGGAAGCGAGATACGCTTCACGAACGACGAACAACAGACCGAGAGTGGTGAGCCCAAACCTCTCGGCGAAATTCTCGTCGATAGTGGCGTGGTGTCGCGTGAAGCGTTAGATCAAGCCCTGGCTCAACAAAAGAGAGTGGGCCAAATCCTGGTCGAGCAACGTGTCGCCAGCCCTCAACAAGTTGAGCAAGCCCTCCAGAAACAACGAAAGATGGAGATTGCTGCGCAATCGAAGAAGGCGGATACGACCTCGATTCGCGTGGATACCGACAAGATCGACAAGCTCATCAACTTGGTGGGGGAACTCGTCATTACCCAGTCGATGTTGAGTGACCTCGGCACCCGTTTCGAGATGAGTCACATATCTGTGCTGCTGGAGCGAATGGCCCAACTGGAACGGAACACGCGCGAAATCCAGGAGCGCGTTATGAGCATTCGCATGCTGCCGATCGGCACGGCGTTCAGCCGCTTCCCTCGACTTGTCCGTGACCTCGCAGCGAAAGCAGGCAAGAAAATCCAGCTCGTATTGTCGGGTGAAGAAACCGAACTCGACAAGACTGTCATCGAATCCATCGGCGATCCATTGACTCACCTGGTGAGGAATTCAGCCGACCATGGGCTTGAGCCACCGGAAGAGCGCCTCGACAACAACAAGCAGGAAATCGGAACGATTCGGCTGAATGCCTTCCACCAAGGCGGCAATATCTGTATTACCGTCGAAGATGACGGTCGTGGTTTGAATCGGGACAGGATCGTTGCCAGGGCCGTTAAACAGGGACTGATCGGTGAAAATGAGAAGTTATCGGACGACCAGATCTGGCCTCTCATTTTCAGGCCGGGATTCTCGACGGCGGAGAAGGTGACGGATGTCTCGGGACGTGGCGTCGGTATGGACGTCGTCAAGCGCAATATCGAAGGATTGGGCGGTACCGTCAGCATTAAGACTACGCCGGGACACGGAACGATCTTTACCCTCAAGCTTCCGCTGACCCTGGCGATCATCGAGGGTATGACCGTGAGGGTCGGCCAAGAAACCTACATTGTGCCGTTGCTGTCCATCTTGGAGTCAATCCAACCCAAACCCGGCGCAGTGAAAACTATCGTGGGTAAAGGGGAAGTGATCGACGTGCGCGGGACCTACCTGCCCATGGTGCGGATGTATGAGGTCTTTGCGCTAGAACCGGAGATCACCACGCCTACCGCGGCTATTCTCCTTATTCTAGAAACGGAGGGGGAACGGGTTGCGGTGATGGTGGACGAAATTCTTGGGCAGCAACAAGTCGTGATCAAGAGTATGGAACAAAACTTCCGCAAGGTGGAAGGTATTGCCGGTGCGACCATCCTCGGCGATGGTACGGTTGGGTTTATCCTGGACGTGCGTGGATTGCTGGAAATCGCCCGTCAAAGACTGCCGGTTGCGGCGTGA
- a CDS encoding chemotaxis regulator transmitting signal to flagellar motor component: MSKTALIVDDSPTMRQMVSFTLANAGFTVIEAEHGKDAVSKVAGGPKMDIVVTDLNMPEMDGIELIKELRKLGAFKFTPILMLTTESALEKKQAGKAAGATGWIVKPFNPEVLLKTIAKVMPA; encoded by the coding sequence ATGAGCAAGACCGCACTAATCGTCGATGATTCACCCACGATGAGGCAGATGGTGTCATTCACCCTGGCCAACGCCGGTTTCACGGTGATAGAAGCTGAACATGGGAAAGATGCGGTGAGTAAGGTTGCCGGAGGGCCGAAGATGGACATCGTCGTCACAGATCTCAATATGCCGGAAATGGACGGTATCGAACTGATCAAAGAATTGCGAAAGCTGGGCGCCTTCAAATTCACCCCCATTCTCATGCTCACGACGGAGTCCGCACTGGAAAAGAAGCAAGCCGGAAAAGCAGCCGGAGCCACGGGGTGGATTGTGAAACCCTTTAACCCGGAAGTCCTGTTGAAAACGATCGCGAAGGTCATGCCGGCATAG
- a CDS encoding hypothetical protein (conserved protein of unknown function) encodes MIEVKVSDKQAAESSIVGETSLPILQVQLQAWNAFAKSATHMIPVLKAQMFAVTQETERAVIELLVNLQALTSVDQSRTSKDRSDNISKVVMAMQFQDITRQKLEHVGLALDQLNGHLQVLSKGSLNEEDLKAIAALESIEQNYSMEAERRLHQQALMPDYGEPVPTGLSDEGEDSVTLF; translated from the coding sequence ATGATTGAGGTGAAAGTCTCCGATAAACAAGCTGCCGAATCGAGCATTGTTGGTGAGACGTCGCTACCGATACTTCAAGTACAACTGCAGGCTTGGAACGCTTTTGCCAAAAGCGCGACACACATGATTCCTGTTCTGAAAGCGCAGATGTTTGCTGTGACTCAAGAGACGGAGCGCGCCGTCATTGAGTTGCTGGTGAATTTGCAAGCCCTCACGTCAGTAGATCAGAGCAGGACCTCAAAGGATCGTTCGGACAATATTTCTAAGGTCGTGATGGCGATGCAGTTTCAGGATATTACACGACAAAAATTAGAACATGTCGGTCTGGCTCTCGACCAGCTTAACGGCCATCTGCAGGTTCTGTCTAAGGGGTCATTGAATGAAGAGGATCTGAAAGCGATCGCGGCATTGGAGTCGATCGAGCAGAACTATAGCATGGAGGCCGAGCGGCGCCTACACCAACAAGCACTGATGCCGGATTATGGAGAGCCGGTGCCGACGGGGCTATCGGATGAAGGCGAGGATTCCGTGACGCTGTTCTGA
- a CDS encoding hypothetical protein (conserved protein of unknown function) has translation MTTQPPATETQRQGEENPRHLAPSGDLTIFEVAEFKDSLVKLFANDGLVSMDLSRVVRVDTAAIQLMLSARRQACMLVMGISEDLQGKLNQLGFTEPLSE, from the coding sequence ATGACCACTCAACCTCCTGCAACTGAAACACAGCGACAAGGAGAGGAGAATCCCAGACATCTAGCTCCTAGCGGGGATCTCACCATTTTTGAGGTGGCTGAGTTCAAGGATTCTTTGGTCAAGCTGTTTGCGAACGACGGACTCGTATCCATGGATCTCAGCCGAGTTGTCCGGGTGGATACAGCGGCGATTCAGTTGATGCTATCGGCTCGGAGGCAGGCCTGTATGCTGGTCATGGGGATTTCCGAGGATCTCCAGGGAAAGTTGAATCAATTGGGTTTTACCGAGCCACTGAGTGAGTGA
- a CDS encoding hypothetical protein (conserved protein of unknown function) produces MAKHKHEEHENHERWLVSYADFITLLFAFFVVMYSISSVNVGKYRTVSESIKAALNPIVSPPSSPTPISLSASKAALTAPDAPGSKEVVVRKLQNLVKSIKAVSQMSMVRITEKVNGDIVITIPDQLLFNSGEAAVRSEALPFLQGLSGALVELNRHTKVEGHTDNVPIRTAHFPSNWELSAARAVMVVRVLSELYGVPSDHLAAVGHADTRPVTENLDPEQRAKNRRVEVVILEQAPPAPTLETGNNVDEFGRPTEDVSQSASQLVPELSGAGRLPMP; encoded by the coding sequence ATGGCAAAACATAAACACGAGGAACACGAAAACCACGAGCGGTGGTTGGTCTCATATGCCGACTTCATTACCTTACTCTTTGCGTTCTTCGTCGTGATGTACTCGATCTCTTCCGTCAACGTCGGAAAGTACCGAACCGTCAGTGAATCGATCAAGGCGGCTCTCAATCCAATCGTGAGTCCCCCGTCCTCTCCTACGCCTATTTCATTGAGTGCCAGCAAAGCGGCACTCACCGCTCCGGATGCGCCTGGGAGTAAGGAGGTGGTGGTCAGAAAACTTCAAAATCTGGTCAAGAGCATCAAGGCGGTATCCCAGATGTCGATGGTGCGGATCACCGAAAAAGTCAATGGCGATATCGTCATCACCATTCCGGATCAGCTGCTATTCAACAGCGGCGAAGCAGCGGTGCGTTCAGAGGCACTACCATTTCTTCAGGGCCTGAGTGGAGCGCTAGTTGAGCTCAACCGGCACACCAAAGTCGAGGGTCATACCGATAATGTTCCGATACGCACGGCACACTTTCCTTCGAACTGGGAATTATCGGCTGCTCGGGCTGTGATGGTCGTCCGGGTGCTGTCGGAACTCTATGGTGTGCCGTCCGACCACCTTGCCGCAGTGGGACATGCTGACACGAGGCCGGTAACGGAGAATCTCGACCCGGAACAACGGGCCAAAAATCGTCGAGTTGAGGTTGTGATTCTTGAACAGGCTCCCCCCGCTCCTACACTCGAGACGGGAAACAATGTGGATGAATTCGGGCGACCAACGGAGGATGTGTCACAGAGCGCGTCGCAGTTAGTTCCGGAACTATCCGGCGCGGGGCGATTACCAATGCCATAA
- a CDS encoding Flagellar motor protein MotA has protein sequence MDIATILGIVIALGSIIGGQILEGGHVGSIMQLTAFIIVIGGTFGAICIQNPLSVVIRAFGALSIAISGPHIDNKGTIKIILDLANISRKQGLLALEGKLKDIKDPFMKKGIQLIVDGTEPKAVHEILEIEVEHHEEQGVIAAKVWEAAGGYAPTVGIIGAVLGLIHVMENLADPSKLGGGIAVAFVATVYGVGAANLFFLPLANKIKLKLKEEAGSRNLMIMGLVGLAQGENPRLLQEKLEGVLPHSERTKESKK, from the coding sequence ATGGATATTGCCACAATTCTTGGAATAGTGATCGCGTTAGGCTCCATTATCGGAGGCCAAATACTGGAGGGTGGGCATGTCGGCTCGATTATGCAGCTCACGGCCTTCATCATCGTGATCGGCGGCACCTTCGGCGCCATTTGTATACAGAATCCTTTGTCGGTAGTCATCAGGGCATTCGGCGCGCTGTCCATTGCAATCTCAGGCCCGCATATCGATAACAAGGGAACGATTAAAATCATTCTGGATCTTGCCAATATCTCGCGGAAACAAGGGTTGCTGGCGCTGGAAGGCAAGCTGAAAGATATTAAAGATCCATTCATGAAAAAAGGGATTCAACTCATCGTCGACGGAACTGAACCGAAAGCCGTGCACGAGATTCTTGAGATCGAGGTGGAGCATCATGAGGAGCAAGGCGTGATTGCAGCCAAGGTCTGGGAAGCGGCCGGTGGGTATGCGCCGACCGTCGGCATTATCGGCGCGGTACTCGGGCTGATTCACGTGATGGAAAATCTGGCTGATCCTTCAAAGTTAGGCGGCGGTATCGCGGTGGCATTCGTTGCTACCGTCTATGGCGTCGGGGCAGCGAACCTGTTTTTTCTCCCTCTTGCAAACAAGATCAAACTGAAGCTGAAAGAGGAAGCGGGGTCTCGCAACCTCATGATCATGGGACTTGTGGGTCTCGCGCAAGGTGAAAACCCTCGGTTGTTACAGGAAAAGTTAGAGGGGGTTCTGCCGCACAGCGAGCGGACGAAGGAGTCGAAAAAGTGA
- a CDS encoding hypothetical protein (conserved protein of unknown function) yields the protein MDHKLIKSSGRAGASVQQREQKLYEEIGELARFVEQAMKAISEASPGILSSSTQLPTASGHLSDLNKMTEDGTLEVMRLTEIIQDNRNRTAKDLAAVVGILQAVDAVKLAERLEKVSAVMAEDGKHLSDIMTALSFQDLVAQRVKKLVAILDDVQSKLVELVVLFGIQPNEENRSCEGTAGHLLKQLDESKKTAMKQQVADDILAQFGFK from the coding sequence ATGGATCACAAGTTGATCAAGTCTAGCGGCAGAGCGGGAGCGAGCGTGCAACAGCGAGAGCAAAAGCTCTATGAAGAAATTGGCGAGCTGGCTCGGTTTGTTGAGCAAGCGATGAAAGCAATCTCAGAGGCGAGCCCTGGGATCTTATCCAGCAGCACACAATTGCCGACGGCGTCTGGTCACCTCAGCGATTTGAATAAGATGACCGAAGACGGGACCCTCGAAGTCATGCGCTTGACCGAAATAATTCAGGACAATCGGAATCGAACCGCGAAGGACCTGGCGGCAGTCGTGGGAATATTGCAGGCCGTTGATGCTGTGAAACTTGCAGAACGCCTTGAGAAAGTCAGTGCCGTCATGGCGGAGGACGGAAAGCATCTCTCCGACATCATGACCGCGTTGTCCTTCCAGGATTTGGTCGCGCAACGAGTCAAAAAACTGGTGGCCATACTCGACGACGTGCAGAGCAAGTTGGTGGAACTTGTCGTCCTCTTCGGGATTCAACCGAACGAGGAGAACAGGAGTTGCGAAGGAACAGCCGGGCATCTGCTGAAACAACTCGATGAATCAAAAAAGACGGCCATGAAACAGCAAGTGGCGGACGATATCCTGGCTCAATTCGGGTTCAAATAA
- a CDS encoding chemotaxis regulator transmitting signal to flagellar motor component: protein MPADPNMKILVVDDMVTMRRIVKNMLKQLGFPNCDEAENGQEALQKLRGDTYGFVVSDWNMPVMSGIDMLRAIRADDKLKAIPVLMVTAEAQQSNLVEAVQAGVSNYIVKPFTAETMQEKLGKIFK, encoded by the coding sequence ATGCCGGCCGATCCCAACATGAAAATCCTCGTCGTCGATGACATGGTTACGATGAGACGAATCGTAAAAAATATGCTGAAACAACTGGGATTTCCCAATTGTGACGAAGCTGAAAACGGGCAGGAAGCACTGCAAAAACTTCGGGGCGATACCTACGGATTCGTCGTATCCGATTGGAACATGCCGGTCATGAGTGGCATTGATATGCTCCGTGCAATCAGGGCGGACGACAAGCTCAAAGCTATTCCAGTGTTGATGGTGACGGCTGAAGCGCAACAGAGCAATCTGGTTGAGGCCGTTCAAGCTGGGGTGAGCAACTACATCGTCAAGCCCTTTACGGCAGAGACCATGCAGGAAAAGCTGGGCAAGATTTTCAAGTAG
- a CDS encoding DNA-binding protein: MNSDGPTETGNQLDGASARDGEILTVMEVAKFLRVPKSTVYKLARVGELPASKIGKHWRFLRRDIHEWMHSRSGKARAV, translated from the coding sequence ATGAATAGTGATGGACCTACAGAAACAGGGAACCAGTTGGATGGTGCGTCTGCACGGGACGGGGAAATCTTGACCGTGATGGAGGTCGCAAAGTTCCTTCGGGTGCCGAAATCCACCGTCTACAAACTCGCGCGGGTCGGCGAACTGCCGGCATCGAAGATTGGAAAGCATTGGCGTTTTCTCCGGCGCGACATTCATGAGTGGATGCACAGTCGATCGGGCAAGGCGAGAGCGGTATGA
- a CDS encoding hypothetical protein (conserved protein of unknown function) yields the protein MAHIISIASGKGGVGKSVVAANLALVLARKGKQVVLADLDIGGADAHVLFGLLHPTHTLTDFLTHRVERLDDVAQTLPIHSSLRLIPGTGDTLATANMSYSQKKRLIRSFQDIHADVIIVDIGAGTSYHALDFFLMADHHVVVATPDPTSVLDLYRFIKLAAIRRVLSMFLMREVMAEGLANRDYSSVEEVLEVAGKTDESGRTLAASTLRAFQPALVLNRISGRTRVNVPQLRKLLKEYVGGDLLLLGQVPDDPAMEQAVRAYVPVIQHAPASPGATALMKTAEALMQLLSTSSTQAA from the coding sequence ATGGCACACATCATCTCTATCGCATCGGGAAAAGGAGGAGTCGGAAAAAGTGTGGTCGCAGCCAACCTGGCACTTGTCCTGGCCAGGAAGGGCAAGCAAGTCGTGCTCGCAGATCTCGATATTGGAGGAGCTGACGCGCATGTGCTGTTCGGCCTTCTCCATCCGACGCACACCTTAACCGATTTTCTCACCCATCGCGTTGAACGGCTGGATGATGTGGCTCAAACTCTGCCGATTCACAGCTCCTTGCGCCTGATCCCTGGAACGGGGGATACGCTGGCAACAGCCAACATGTCCTACTCCCAGAAGAAACGTCTCATCCGAAGTTTTCAAGACATCCATGCGGATGTGATCATCGTCGATATCGGAGCGGGTACTAGTTACCATGCTCTCGACTTTTTTCTGATGGCTGACCATCATGTCGTCGTGGCCACGCCAGACCCGACCTCCGTCCTGGATCTGTATCGGTTCATTAAGTTGGCGGCCATTCGGCGCGTCTTGTCGATGTTCCTAATGCGAGAGGTCATGGCAGAGGGTCTTGCCAATCGGGATTACAGCAGCGTGGAGGAAGTCTTGGAAGTGGCCGGGAAGACCGACGAATCTGGGCGGACACTCGCCGCATCGACTCTGAGAGCCTTTCAACCGGCCCTCGTCCTTAATCGCATTTCAGGACGGACACGTGTCAATGTTCCACAGCTGAGAAAACTGCTGAAGGAGTATGTCGGTGGTGATCTACTGTTACTGGGGCAAGTTCCTGATGACCCTGCAATGGAACAAGCGGTACGTGCTTACGTTCCTGTCATCCAACACGCCCCTGCTTCCCCAGGCGCCACAGCGCTCATGAAGACAGCAGAAGCTCTGATGCAGCTCCTTTCGACTTCTTCCACTCAAGCTGCCTAG